One Candidatus Desulfarcum epimagneticum genomic window carries:
- a CDS encoding Transcriptional regulator, which produces MKKMSDFQKYKNKRMKRDPEFWSGYDERLETFKLGVMLKQARVESGLTQEQIAKRLKTTKSVVSRMENHATDIRLSTLEKFARAVGRKIDVVLR; this is translated from the coding sequence AAAACAAACGTATGAAGCGGGACCCTGAATTCTGGTCAGGGTACGATGAGCGACTTGAAACGTTCAAACTTGGCGTCATGCTGAAACAGGCTCGGGTTGAATCCGGTCTTACACAGGAACAAATCGCAAAGCGTCTTAAGACCACAAAATCCGTTGTTTCCCGGATGGAAAATCATGCCACTGATATTCGCCTTTCAACACTCGAAAAATTTGCCAGGGCTGTGGGACGAAAAATAGATGTCGTCCTGCGATAA
- a CDS encoding hypothetical protein (Evidence 5 : Unknown function) translates to MIRIQTGVSRNKDGRTFALIPEKMSSSPLDVPSIQADITTQEIVNIIREGRERGRARTLDDSAIKHY, encoded by the coding sequence ATGATACGGATTCAGACAGGCGTTTCAAGGAATAAAGACGGGCGGACTTTCGCGTTGATCCCGGAAAAAATGTCGTCTTCCCCTTTGGATGTGCCATCCATTCAGGCGGACATCACGACACAGGAAATAGTGAATATCATCCGCGAGGGGAGAGAGAGAGGCCGGGCGCGGACTTTGGATGATAGCGCTATCAAGCATTATTGA